Genomic segment of Gigantopelta aegis isolate Gae_Host chromosome 10, Gae_host_genome, whole genome shotgun sequence:
cgagcgacatctaacggtgacatcagaatactaactttcaaaattatttcaagcaattgggacatggggattcccatggtatttatcgatataaaacctgctttttcactcccattttataaaaatgtgatctaagtgtgttacaggtttgtagattaaccaaaattataatttattttcgctggatggaactagggcgtgtccctttaagtttagaCAATGGAATTGGCATAAATAAGTAGGGATTTGGGTTTGtattcatgtgtacataaagaataCTCATACTGAAAAGGTATTCAAGGTAGCGTCATTCCAGTAAACACAACAACAGATAGAAGGTAAAACTAAAAACttaaacataacaaatgacTTACGGTTTTCCCGGATGTGAGTTTGGCAGAGATCGGGGCGATTGAAATCCTCTAGGTGAGTGAAACGTTCTGGGATTACGTTTCTCATAAACAGATCCATTGATGCTTTGAGTCACATGTGGaggtcctgaaatgcaatttataATTGCAGGTTAGAACTTGAGATTCAGACTATAATGCTATACACTGACAATCAGAATGGTTTTGCTGTGGTGATTAATAAAGCCCTGCCCCCACGCccaaaactctctctctctctctctctctctctctctctctctctctctctctctctctctctctctctctctctctctctctctctctctctctctctctctctctctctcacacacacacacacacaacacgtaATTAACTTTAGCAGGTTTATAAATACTGGTCCAGGTGTTAAAGTTTTATCCAAAAACCCTGAAATCATGCGTATTTTAGCAGGCCATGCTATGAAAAAAAACTGAGGGAAATAATTAATTGCTCCCATAACTTAGACTATTGAGGAgcaatttaagatattaccatattgaaaattgatatttaatcctttagtagtacttttttttttttttattcacatgctaaggggagcaaAAAATTAGTTTCCTTGAACAAGTTTCAGGGAGTGATAGGGAACCAGattgatagctccccttaaacagcAAGGTCCATTTCAGGATATCTTAAATCACAACagatacatttacatatatgatACAGTACAGATGAACAATAATATAAGACAGTGTCCGACACTGAAGTCTAAAAGTACCTGTAAGCAAGGACAGCGTTCTTACCTGAAAGATACATAACATCAGAACTTGCGTTAGGATGTGAATGTCGGTGGAACGTCGTTGACGCCTTCTCCAGAGCCTTGTCCAGCTGTAGCCTGACCATCATGAGAACTCGTTCGATGACCTTCACTTTCCCATTGGCCAGCGATCTTATAACGTCATCCGAGAGATCCATATTCAGCTTCGTCTTGAGAACCCGtctgtaaacaaacacacttgaCACTTTATAAACTTGTTTTCTCTAACCTAACCAACTCAGTAAAAGCAACATAAATTACAGTTCTCCACAGAACTAATTGTTTCTTGTTCAGTACTTATTCcttttatgatatatttaatgTCTCTGCAGAACACTAATATACTCAGTTGCTACAGAGtatttgatccagggtgagatTACCtacaggaaagaaagaaagaaagaaatgttttatttaacgacgtactcaacacattttatttacggttatatggcgtcagacatatggttaaggaccacacagattttgagaggaaacccgctgtcaccactacatgggctactcttccgattggcagcaagggatcttttatttgcgcttcccacaggcaggatagcacaagccatgcctcgactgggatccgaacccagtacctaccagcctgtagaccgatggcccgccacgacgccaccaaggccggtagatTACCTACAGGATTACAACTGTGTAAAAATCAGCATTTATAATACCCAAAATGGTGTAAATATCTCAGGGAGAGGGGTATTACCTGTTAAGAAGATACCAGTTTTCCATCTTCTGATTCGTGGCTGCAGCGGGAGTGTAGTTATGAAGTTCAATCCATCGTGGGAAATAGTGCTTGATGATCTCACAACACAGTactaaaataagaaaattgTACTCTATATGGCAGTCATTCAACAGTTCAAAATCTGTTATCTGTGTGCCCCAACAATATTGCAATGTTGTTAAGACCATTCACCTTTTAAACTACATGCGAGTCTATTAAAAAATATCCCACCACTGTCACTGTGaacaaatttttaattatttcttttattacaataataattatcttatttcttatttattgtttgtttgaataaatacttgataaaaattatttgcaatagaAAATGTAGCCATGACTTTCTATTTTCATgaatgtatgtacgtgtatatgTATGAATAACAAAAATGACACATGATTTACAAATTAGTGGTTACATAACTCTTGATACCCCCACTCTGTCCCCCATAACATTTTGTATGGTGTGACTTTCCTCCCCATTTAGAgcattaaaaactatttaatgGCTATATACATACTGCAATTACATGTAGTAATTGgtctaaagtttttaaaatataactagGCAACTCAAATCATTATTGAAGATGTATTATGAAGTATTAGTGATTTTAACATTTAGCAAAATATTAGTGATATAAAACTTTAGCAAGGTTAACACTAACaaaaaatgataataagctAAAGTTGTATGAATACTATTATTAGCTGAAATAAtccctttaatgtattttgGCATTATGCAGCTCATAGACAACTTAAATTTAGTAGCAAAATTGCAGTAATGAGCATGCTAACTAACTACtgttgtttgctatccttttggtttaatcaacAGCATGTATCCATTGCTTTGTGTTCAGTtaatcaccaacaaaacaatcacaTAAAACTTTTTCATAACAGTCTACTGGACATCTCATTAAATGtagcataaaaaaatattaacatcttGTATGACCGTACTAAATTTGCTAAAAATTAACATGTATGCTCACTAACATTTCCCCTGATTTACAGTTAATTACATACTATAACTGTAGTTACTGTATTATGTCTATATTTTAATGTGCTGGGTAATTAGGAttgatttattataaatatagagaataatacatgagtggccgttagacaccatttatctcacaagttgttttaaaatgtatctaacgagcaaaagcgagattgatacattttaaaacaatgagttgtgagataaatggtatctaacagccacaaatgtattattctatttcttacatatcttaaaaaaacaggttttaagcaaatttgaacatctttttttactaaatgttatttacagttgttgcacttgtagctgacttacgtgTCACAGTCACATGAATGTcaagttaactatacatcacagtctAATCAATTTTCATCATCATGATTGTGtagtttttttattggatgtataacactggtgacctggtcatcacctaggagcagccagccgtatgtcttgaaattgtgaAAACACATATGTactacatgtgttaacaaccatgtgtaaacaaatataatgcatggtgttctcaccaacaggtgtgtaagaaatatatatattcaatgtataaaacaacaaatgtgAACATGAATGGTTAAGAGaatagaattaccaaatgcaaTATATAAACTTGTCGGagataatttttaaatgaatgtttaattgcAGAGTTAAGCTTCAATTACCGTAGATTAAAAGATTTCTTGTCCACCACTATGTTTTAATTtcgaaaaaataaataaaaaatgtattaagaaACAAGAAATCTGTACttttcagtgcactgtgatgaacatccataggttaattaaaacattaacagaAAAGTAATACTTATATCTTGCCTTTTTACTTTGTAACGTTGAGACAAAAATGGTAGAGAAGGCATggatataaaaatgtatgtgtggGGTAATGCGTGGAGTGATGTGTGGGGTGATGTGTGGGGTGATGTGTAGGGTGATGTGTAGGGTGATGTATATGGTGACATGTGGAGTGATGTGTTTGTGATGTGTAGGGTGATGTGTGGATGTGTGAAGTGGTGTATGGGCGATATGTAGGGTGATGTGTGAGGTGGTGCAAAGGGCATTGGGAGATAAAAgacagtacatataaaacatccattgCTGCAAGTTTTGTAGTAGTAcactggctgcaatgagaaataacccaatgggcccaccgacagggatctatcctagaccgaccacacatatGCCGAGACCTTTACTACTGGACTATGTCCTGCCCTGGCATTAAAAAGACCTTGctgtgctcagaacagacaaaaaacctACTGTGCCCAAATAAGTGAGATCTAAAGGCCTAAGTAATCTATGTGATAACAGTAGGTTTATTTTCTCTTTCTCaacaaagtgttgaaataaacaATATGCTAGATACCAAATGACAGGCCTCAgttgtgttgtggttaagccatcaaacatAAGACTGATAAGTACTAGGTTTATAGCCCGGtatcagctcccacccagagcaacaTTTAAggatgactcagtgggtaggtgtaagacaccTACATCAACTTTTTTCTAATTAACcattaacaacaaaacaccaaCCCTTGTTTTGGACACAGTGTCCAGATAACTAAGcttttgtgcccaggacagcatgcttgaaccttaattggatataagtacgaaaataagttgacacGAATTAATGAATGATACCAATTTGTAAcaaatagttgtagtttaaaaaaaatattcaaatatgttaattttttacCCTGTGTAATTCAAGTATTAGGTATTGTTCATGAtcgaaataaagaaatgtaatatctaaattaaaatatttccctgcattataattacattaattaaatttattttatatattagtgTATACATTTCTTTGTTGAACCCTGCTAGTACATACTCTTGGTTCTATCACAGTAACATACACTGGGAGTAAACACTCTTGGTTCTATTACACTAACATACACTGGGAGTAAATATAATTACCAACAGTTCTATAGAAGGGGCAATTCATAATATACCTAGGTCTTACACAAGACCTGCAGTACATTAAACAAGGTTAACCGTTTCCCACTATCTTTTGAATACAAGAAAAACATGCCAACCATTATTATGACTACAATGGAAACACCAAGTATGTTCATGTCTACTTTATTGCACGTTCACACGAAGTACCCATTATATAcccaacaaaaattaatatattctctTTATTGAACCTCAACAGCTGGTCAAAAACCCTGCTTTTTAGCCAGACACCTCACACAGGCAATTTATAATTCATTCCCATTTCAAGATAAGTCAGATCTGTTGTGGCAACAGCCCGTATCGCTTACAGTGAGTGTGACGCTGGATTATTTAGGCCCCATGGATCGATACAGACATCAAATCACTGTGCCTAGTAACCTTAAAGCATCAGTGATAAACCCCAAACAAACTAGCATGAGTAGGCATTAGTACTGACATATCTATTTTTTTCACTTCACCACTGATTGATTAAGGCcatgtaataaaaaacatattgtttCGGTTACCTGTTCAACTCATGAAACTAGCATAAGAGCTATCACATTTAGGTGGTTGTGGTTGGGGAGGggacaatatattttatatacacaccaaatacaaataataaattttttcaACCAAGTATTCATCTATAGGGATAAACATAAAGACCAATAAATAGATTGTTATACAagctgattttacaaaacaagtgtcTTGATTTTTGTAtaaatcctgacatgagttttaTAAAACCAGTACGACACACACTTGagggtaataatttctttattatccatattattattgttatttttttttatgaataactaGGGCtgtctcaaaatatttcaaccacaactagaaggagatgatgacatgaaggaaggaaatgttttatttaacgacactctcagcacagttacggttatatggcgtcagacatatgattaaggaccacacagatattgagagaggaaacccactgtcgccacttaatgggctactctttccaatccaattaacagcaagggatcttttatatgcaccatcccacagacaggatagcacataccacggcctttcatataccaatcgtggtgcactgttaTGGGTGCAGGTGTTCGACTCACTGGCTCCTCCGCccagtacaaaaaaaaaaaaattgaggtgggtgggagagggggtcgCCCGTGCTGGCATGTGCAAAAGTTTTATTTCTAATGTTTGGGTATTTAAAAAGTTTATACCAGTGCTCctaaatagtttttatttcacaaactttgctttttaaaaattcataaccTCTATTTTTTTACCCCTCACCATCCTACCAATTAATGGTTTGACCAAAATAACACCACGGCTGAAACGTAACTTTAAAATCATGGTGGCCAGCATGGCTTGTTAAAACAGGTTGTTACTGGTCCTGGTTACATTTCAATAGCCCTCAAAACTAAACCTCTCAGAAAGatacacatatacagtgaaacctctataaactggagtccctcaaaactggaccctctgtaaactggaattccctcaaaactggacatttttcatggtcagtttttaaaaatcagtgcACAACTTGACCTCTCTAAactctctcaaaactggacattttacttggtccttagggtgtccggtttactGGAGTTTCAATGCATATCTAACTGATTCATGTAGTTGCCCAATTGACCACCTTGGTAAAATTCAGTTGCTCTTAGCTCATGAACGTTGCTTCAGGTGATTGGCGTCTGCTACATGTAATTTTCAACCTTGGAATTTAcattaagtaatatatatatgtacagtgtaGGCACGTTCATTCTCGATCTGCTACTTAAAGCATTCTTAAAAGCCTATTCACTTTACTCAGGTGACAGCTCGTGGTTGCTTCGTGATACAAACATTAAGCTCTTAGAGTTTTGCTGCCGTGTTATCATACCTAGGTTGATTTGTGCAGACACAAAATTCCAggggtaaaattatgtataataaaatcttgaaaattaattcatatattttgacaattttttgaaaaattacAGTACCCGTAATTAAGAAAACTGCTGTTTAAAGTTTGTCAAAATACATGACATGCAGTGgtcaatttcaaaacatttcaaactcataaccacctagtaggggcacttacggtatgtttgtttttattacgtacacTCAAATcaatttctggcagaaagcctgaacATAATGTGTTGCTATTTCTTAAGGGTCTGATAAACATTGTTATTACATCTGATCAACAGATAAATATCTACAATACGTGTACGCTGTAGGAATATGACATATTTTCAATATGCCCTCATACATCACAGAGATTTAGACTTAACCTTCTAATGGTTGAAAAACTGCACCATGCATACACTGTCACATAAAATGAGATAAGGATGCAATAAAGTttgcatatattaaatatgacaGTGATGCACTAGTTGGTTCTTACAATGCATTTATTGATACAATATTGTGGAACTAGCCTTTGTACTGGTATATTTATGTAATGCATGGCTGGAGTATCTGAAATGTACACCTGATACCATATAACTGCTTGGCTGTCAAATTCGACAACCAGTGTAGGAAGCCAAAACAATGGTGCTACAATatcctgtcatggacaggaGACAAAATCAGTTCACATGATTTGTACTATAGATAATTGATTTATCGGTGTATGTGAATTATATAAAAGTTCTGCATACCTTAATCAATTACAGGTAACTCATACATGCACTGAAATTTATCATCTTCTGAAGCTAgtcaaatttaattaatttcagaAAGCATGGCTCacaataggaagtaaaatattgcttgtaaactgttattttattttcaaataacagATCAAAAAAAGATACATTCTGTATGTCTtgctaagaaaaaaatatgaccTGCTAGAAAAAAAAGACAGCATGAGGTGAAGGATGTATACAAACAGTTAGgacctctgagatgtattttaaagCATTATGCAACTAAAACATAACAGAGCTAACATATATCATTAACTGAATAGCAGATGCCAGCCCTTGAAATAAGTTGCGGATGATagttcaggggcctaattcactaaactcttgcaactttgcgatctcgcagtgtaattctaaaagacttgcaaagaggatgctttgttgtctagcagagcctaagagacctttgtgaattaggccccaggtatTGTATCAGTTATATCTTGATGTTTTCCCATAACGTACCAATACAATTGTTCACAATCACATTTTTCTTTATGGTTTAAACGATTAAAATTGTCAGAAGATGAATaataaccaaacaaaataacttgttttataaaagtaattatatttATCGTATTTCTTATAATGCTAAAAATCTGATACCTTTTTAATTACTAAACAACATCACATAGGATTTCATTGCATGAAAATTAAATGGGTCCTACTTAACATTGAAATGCACTGAAATTTACTGACCAAAATTTTTGATGTTATATACAATCCTTTAGTATATATACGtatgtcattaaattttaataagatCCCTTGAAATTGGAAAACTATTTTGCCTTCTAGTTAATATTTTGAaactaagaaagaaagaaagaagtgttttatttaatgacgcactaaacactgtatttacagttatatggcatcagacacagggtttaggaccacacacatattgagaggaaacctgctgtcgccacttcatgggatactcttttcgattagcagcaagggatcttttatatgcaccatcccacagacagggtagtaaataccacaaccttttatataccagtcgtgatgcactagctggaatgagaaatagcccaatgggcccaccgatggggatcaatcccacaccgaccacgcattaagcaagcactgtaccactgggctacgtcccgcccctcgaaACTAAAAGTTAGTACGGTAACTGAATCGGTTAATCATCCATACATTATAACATAGATCTCTCTCTGCTATTCACCTGCAAGGTCTAACAAAATAGACAGCTTAAATTCACTTTTTCTCAAGCCGTTATTTCTAGCCCTGGAAAGTGAAACGATACTCCACTGAACCAATTAGCTGTTTATTAAGATTTCAGTTCCATATACAAAAAAGTTTGGAAGcataaattacattttagaagaaaaaaaggaatcTATAGTCCTTCGCATCAGGGAACTTTGTTTTCTAaccagtacaagttatttatttctgaactgataaaacttttttctaaattgtacacaaaaatatatgctctagtggtgtcattaagcaaaacaaacaaactattcaaggatttacagtatatattgtacccagtttagtgttattgtaaggtgatgtaaagtgacgtcattcaaattaagaattagctgtattattacaatgctttggcacattaaaataaaaactggtctactaaccatGACCCATTAAAATTCTATATTCAGCAGAcgacgctgtttacaggtctgtatgtttttatttttcttaattctGGACACGATATTAAGttcaagttttaaaagatgaaagaaataaaaagtaccttttgtcaaatgttgtatATGGAACTGAAATCTTAATAAACAGCTAATTGGTTCAGTGGAGTATCGTTTCACTTTCCAGGGCTAGAAATAACGGCTTGAGAAAAAGTGAATTTAAGCTGTCTATTTTGTTAGACCTTGCAGGTGAATAGCAGAGAGAGATCTatgttataattaccaaatgtttgatatccagtagccgatgattaataaatcaatgtgctctagaggtatAGTTaacaaaacttaattttatttttggctgtgtgtgtgtgtgtgtgcgtgattTGCTGACAGGTGATAAATCCACATTTGATCCAAAACAGTTATGAATAGTTCAACAGGCACTGAACTGCATCTCTTAGACTCTTACCTCCATCTGAAAAATCTTTTCCAAAATTTCTTTTAGGTCTGGAGAACGGTATTCTATCCAACCATTTGTAAAAGTTTATAAGTTCAATGTCATCACAATAGTCTTCCATTTCCATGGTTGTCGTCATACTTTTGAAAAGGTTTAGCCATTTGAGTTTCAATAGTTTGTCATATTATGCTATTACGTACgttattattttccttttttttctcctcGTGAATTTATTTTTCGACAACAGTCGTTTTCAATGTGAACAAGCTATCGGTCACTAAGTTAGTGACGGAGCTCATCGGCCACTAATACTACTTCCGTCAACATCATGTACCGTATACCGGATATTGCGAGCTCCGGCGAGACAGACAGACTATTGAGTGGTAAGATTCACACTCTAACACAACTataatcatatgtttgacgttaaatacctttacattgataatttttcaagttcactgaaaacaaatatttcatattttaattaataatgcacTACAGGAAGAAAGCCCTTTTCAACAATATTTCTGCAGGTCACAAAATTCTAAGGACAAGTTTGAGTTCACCAAAGACATGCTCACCATAAACttcaaaataaaaagttttcaGAGTAAtgtaatgttgtatattgtggatgattaaaaaaaaaaaaagtaattaaagaGGGCACttgaaatggggggggggggggggggggggggtcggcaGGTAACGGCAGGTAACGACACTCctcccccagtgctggagcaa
This window contains:
- the LOC121382554 gene encoding sperm flagellar protein 1-like isoform X1, with the protein product MTTTMEMEDYCDDIELINFYKWLDRIPFSRPKRNFGKDFSDGVLCCEIIKHYFPRWIELHNYTPAAATNQKMENWYLLNRRVLKTKLNMDLSDDVIRSLANGKVKVIERVLMMVRLQLDKALEKASTTFHRHSHPNASSDVMYLSGPPHVTQSINGSVYEKRNPRTFHSPRGFQSPRSLPNSHPGKPLYSSRDYYAPIVDNVPKALVDEKVQECLAKEETIQVLQAKIRHLEQLIYMRDLKLEDLEERASELPYPKMPFISMQRHRSKNYDYI
- the LOC121382554 gene encoding sperm flagellar protein 1-like isoform X2, whose protein sequence is MTTTMEMEDYCDDIELINFYKWLDRIPFSRPKRNFGKDFSDGVLCCEIIKHYFPRWIELHNYTPAAATNQKMENWYLLNRRVLKTKLNMDLSDDVIRSLANGKVKVIERVLMMVRLQLDKALEKASTTFHRHSHPNASSDVMYLSGPPHVTQSINGSVYEKRNPRTFHSPRGFQSPRSLPNSHPGKPLYSSRDYYAPIVDNVPKALVDEKVQECLAKEETIQILHTKLKRLEHLLHLKDMRIEDLESRARQKQDSQLHELTVRRSHP